The proteins below come from a single Chondrinema litorale genomic window:
- a CDS encoding IS4 family transposase — MRRYLTDLQKKIFALIHSPRSPELYRCSEKDFTRASPLSFANITKCILNLFKESVEYNIQEILPELLAPVVTGSAFTQARYKISPTFFNDLNGLTVESYMISNKRYWKEHVLLAGDGSSLNLPISDDIKDVFGVHATTSHGVDRCAARIFFMHDVLNNIVVDSRLDRMDTGEKSMLYDILETIAHMEGLFLLDRNFGYFSVLKHLMFAGRDFCVRFAVGASNFTKQVMLEEREDFIIEWRPSRKERLTCTRDEMDDSPIRVRVVKVELDTGETELLITSLLDQDEYTTDDIKGLYHLRWGVEECFKKLKPKMKIEQFGCKKAQGVLQEFYAHIFTLNMTSLVAAPAQDIIKRKTAKRRLDYKCNWKNAYRFWRKSIIDFLSCRCIDRILKILTDKIASSMTAIKPGRHFPRGTRIKQRAGVITQYNK, encoded by the coding sequence ATGAGAAGGTATCTTACGGACCTTCAAAAAAAAATCTTTGCCCTCATCCATAGCCCAAGGAGTCCTGAGCTTTACAGGTGCTCGGAAAAGGACTTTACAAGAGCTTCACCACTCAGTTTCGCCAACATAACCAAGTGTATCCTCAACCTTTTTAAGGAGTCTGTGGAGTACAATATACAAGAAATACTCCCAGAACTCTTGGCACCAGTAGTAACCGGTAGTGCCTTCACCCAGGCAAGATACAAGATATCGCCAACTTTCTTCAATGACCTCAATGGTTTGACTGTCGAGAGCTACATGATCTCGAACAAACGTTACTGGAAAGAACATGTGCTGCTCGCTGGCGATGGTAGCAGCCTGAACCTGCCCATCTCCGATGACATAAAGGACGTTTTCGGAGTGCATGCTACCACTTCCCACGGTGTGGACCGCTGCGCGGCACGGATATTCTTTATGCATGATGTGCTGAACAATATAGTCGTGGATAGCCGTTTGGACAGGATGGATACAGGAGAAAAATCCATGCTCTATGATATCCTTGAGACCATTGCCCACATGGAAGGCCTTTTCCTCTTAGATAGGAACTTCGGATATTTTTCGGTATTAAAGCATCTTATGTTTGCAGGGCGTGACTTCTGCGTACGTTTCGCTGTGGGTGCCTCCAACTTCACCAAGCAGGTGATGCTGGAGGAAAGGGAAGACTTTATCATAGAGTGGCGACCAAGTCGCAAGGAGCGGCTCACCTGCACCAGAGATGAGATGGACGATTCCCCCATAAGGGTAAGGGTGGTCAAGGTGGAACTGGATACCGGGGAGACAGAACTGCTCATCACTTCCTTGCTCGATCAAGATGAATACACCACTGATGACATCAAAGGACTCTACCATTTGAGATGGGGCGTGGAGGAATGCTTCAAGAAACTCAAACCCAAGATGAAGATAGAACAGTTCGGCTGTAAAAAAGCACAAGGTGTACTACAGGAGTTCTACGCACATATATTTACCCTCAACATGACCAGTCTAGTGGCCGCTCCTGCGCAGGATATCATAAAACGGAAAACGGCCAAGAGGCGGTTAGACTACAAGTGCAATTGGAAGAATGCCTATAGGTTCTGGCGAAAGAGTATCATAGATTTCCTCTCCTGTCGCTGTATAGATAGGATATTAAAGATACTCACCGATAAAATCGCAA
- a CDS encoding transposase, whose amino-acid sequence MGLERTLPIWQAPDTTLREIKLLTRERSQYQKKKTAAINQLHAYKNGFDVPKIIIERLEQEIESLLDTIVIIEQQLSVLVEQEKDIKQTIDRITKVPGLGVISVLTVLAETNNFSLVNNIKQLVSYAGLDVQLNQSGKSSKRARISKKGHRGNGNSHIRKALYMPALAACNSKNSSLHDFYEGVIEKKPCKKIGVIAVERKLLILIYSLWKSKEEFDVKRHQSQKEISCTIQKNKSELVLTLN is encoded by the coding sequence ATGGGATTAGAACGAACACTACCCATTTGGCAAGCTCCCGATACTACTTTGAGAGAAATTAAACTGTTGACTAGGGAGCGAAGTCAATATCAAAAAAAGAAGACGGCTGCAATTAACCAGCTCCATGCTTATAAGAATGGTTTTGATGTCCCCAAAATCATTATTGAGCGCTTAGAGCAAGAAATCGAGTCCCTTCTTGATACGATTGTAATAATAGAGCAACAACTATCTGTACTTGTAGAGCAAGAAAAAGATATAAAGCAAACCATTGACAGAATTACAAAAGTACCTGGTCTAGGTGTGATAAGTGTACTAACCGTACTTGCTGAAACTAATAATTTTTCTTTGGTAAATAACATCAAACAGTTGGTAAGTTATGCAGGCTTGGATGTGCAACTTAACCAATCTGGAAAAAGTAGTAAAAGAGCTAGAATTTCTAAAAAAGGCCACCGTGGCAACGGGAATTCTCACATCAGAAAAGCTTTGTACATGCCTGCTCTTGCGGCTTGTAACAGTAAGAATTCAAGTTTACATGATTTTTATGAGGGGGTCATTGAAAAAAAGCCTTGCAAAAAGATTGGAGTCATTGCTGTAGAACGTAAGCTATTAATATTAATTTATTCGTTGTGGAAATCGAAAGAAGAGTTTGATGTAAAACGACATCAATCACAAAAAGAAATTTCATGTACAATACAAAAAAATAAGAGCGAGTTAGTACTCACTCTAAACTAG
- a CDS encoding integrase core domain-containing protein, producing the protein MHRTLKTEFLYGKPKGFLSTAAASATMEKNIEAYNNIRPHASVDYLTPAQAHCLEGKIHKRWKAPGWKPDWKNRKSRKKEINLEDYYEFNGVKGF; encoded by the coding sequence ATGCACAGGACGCTGAAAACGGAGTTTTTATATGGTAAACCGAAGGGGTTTTTATCTACCGCAGCAGCTTCAGCCACAATGGAAAAAAACATTGAAGCATATAATAATATCAGACCCCATGCCAGTGTAGATTACCTCACCCCTGCTCAAGCACATTGCTTGGAGGGTAAAATACATAAACGGTGGAAAGCTCCCGGTTGGAAACCTGATTGGAAAAACCGAAAGAGCCGTAAAAAAGAAATCAATCTAGAAGACTACTATGAATTTAATGGTGTAAAAGGATTCTAA
- a CDS encoding IS110 family transposase: MKKKITMEVVNPLAAGIDVGSRSHFVSIGQTKEDVREFGVYTKDHNAMIEWLKKAKITTVAMESTGSYWQTLFSALQLAEFEVILVNGRDVKNVKGKKTDMLDCIWIQKLHSLGLLRGSYLPDEHTRELHTYCLYRQKLIEQSSKYINRIQKNLRLMNIRLDVAINDITGKTGSAILNAILLGERNPKTLSELADVRVKKSKEEIAKSLDGEWKDDLLYVIKDCWQTYQYYQDRIRDLDICVENTLKKGLNIIKKVKLPDVGMKQLSKNDPKFDLRSLAYQILGIDLYQIGGVRNGTVLTVLSTLGSGINKFPTSKHFVSWLRLAPNNKISGGKILSSRTQKGKNQLSISLRRAANAIGNTKTHPLKKFFSRIAYKKGRGAAITATARKLAVIIYRMLLYKEDFNPGLHANEERERLKKIIAVRKKVAALNLTDAEKGAIFT; encoded by the coding sequence ATGAAAAAGAAAATCACAATGGAGGTAGTTAATCCCCTTGCAGCCGGTATTGATGTAGGTTCTAGAAGTCATTTTGTAAGTATTGGTCAAACAAAAGAAGATGTTAGAGAATTTGGTGTATATACCAAAGATCATAATGCAATGATTGAGTGGTTAAAGAAAGCTAAGATTACTACGGTAGCCATGGAAAGTACAGGTAGTTATTGGCAAACATTATTTAGTGCATTACAATTGGCAGAATTTGAGGTAATACTGGTTAATGGCAGGGATGTAAAAAATGTGAAAGGTAAAAAGACAGATATGTTAGATTGTATTTGGATTCAAAAACTACACAGTCTGGGGCTTTTAAGAGGTAGTTATTTACCTGATGAACATACTCGAGAATTGCATACCTATTGTTTATATAGACAGAAATTAATAGAACAAAGCTCCAAGTATATAAATAGAATACAGAAGAATCTTCGCTTAATGAATATTAGGTTAGATGTTGCTATCAATGATATTACAGGTAAAACTGGTTCTGCTATCCTTAATGCTATTCTTTTAGGAGAGAGAAATCCCAAAACACTTTCAGAACTAGCAGATGTAAGGGTCAAAAAAAGTAAAGAAGAAATTGCTAAATCTTTAGATGGGGAATGGAAAGACGACCTACTATATGTTATTAAAGACTGTTGGCAAACTTATCAATATTACCAAGACAGAATTCGAGACCTAGATATTTGCGTAGAAAATACACTAAAAAAGGGGCTTAATATTATTAAAAAAGTAAAACTTCCAGATGTTGGAATGAAACAGCTAAGTAAAAATGATCCAAAATTTGATTTACGTTCACTGGCCTATCAGATACTTGGCATAGATCTATATCAAATTGGAGGGGTTCGAAATGGGACAGTATTAACAGTTTTGAGCACATTGGGAAGTGGAATTAATAAATTTCCTACCTCTAAACACTTTGTGAGTTGGCTAAGGTTAGCTCCTAATAATAAAATAAGTGGTGGCAAAATATTAAGTAGTAGGACTCAAAAAGGGAAAAATCAGTTGAGCATTTCACTTAGAAGAGCTGCTAATGCAATTGGAAATACTAAAACTCACCCACTTAAAAAGTTTTTTTCTAGAATCGCTTACAAAAAAGGTAGAGGTGCAGCTATTACTGCTACTGCCAGAAAATTAGCTGTAATTATTTATAGGATGCTTCTCTATAAAGAGGACTTCAATCCAGGACTCCATGCGAATGAGGAAAGGGAAAGGCTGAAAAAGATCATAGCAGTCAGGAAAAAAGTGGCAGCATTGAACCTTACTGATGCCGAAAAGGGAGCTATTTTCACTTAG
- a CDS encoding transposase → MQEEFKEMRTEKISSKEANIKLPWVHTAIGNAKKVLQGIYHHVRPEYLQNYLDEFCYKLNRTYFGNKIFDRLLVACTLT, encoded by the coding sequence TTGCAAGAAGAGTTCAAGGAGATGCGGACAGAGAAGATATCCTCAAAGGAAGCAAATATCAAGTTGCCTTGGGTACATACGGCAATAGGTAATGCCAAAAAAGTATTGCAGGGTATCTATCATCATGTAAGACCTGAATATCTACAAAATTATCTGGACGAGTTCTGCTATAAATTGAACAGGACTTATTTTGGTAACAAGATTTTTGATAGGTTATTGGTAGCCTGTACACTAACTTAG
- a CDS encoding site-specific integrase, whose translation MKKVTDFSRYISDFISRYLPNQRRASPNTIAAYRDTFVLLIEFIETTRSIKVEKLMLEHITKKTIIHFLSWLEKERKCSNSTQNARLAAIHAFYKFLQYEDLAHLYPCQKILSIHFKSTKQPAVNYLTIEGIKLLLKQPNIHTKKGRRDLALLSLMYDTGARVQELIDLSPSMLHLGSPATIKIIGKGNKARLVPMLEAQTIHLKQYMRESGLDNPAFNTYPLFYNHRKEKFTRAGINYLVKKYMNMARKENSLLIPNNMSCHSLRHSKAMHLLQAGVNLIYIRDILGHVSVQTTEIYARADSKQKRQALEAAYVNLHPDEEPLWENNENLVSWLKKF comes from the coding sequence ATGAAGAAAGTAACTGACTTCTCTAGGTATATCTCTGATTTTATATCCAGATACCTACCCAATCAAAGACGTGCCAGTCCAAATACGATAGCTGCTTACAGAGATACATTCGTATTACTGATTGAATTTATTGAAACTACTAGATCAATAAAGGTGGAAAAACTCATGCTAGAGCATATTACAAAAAAGACTATTATTCACTTTCTTTCTTGGCTTGAAAAAGAACGAAAATGTAGTAATAGTACTCAAAATGCACGCCTAGCTGCTATTCATGCTTTTTATAAATTTCTTCAGTATGAAGATTTAGCACATTTATATCCTTGTCAGAAAATCTTATCAATACACTTTAAGTCCACTAAACAGCCTGCTGTAAATTACCTCACAATAGAAGGGATAAAGCTCTTATTAAAGCAACCCAATATTCATACTAAAAAAGGAAGACGTGACTTAGCACTTCTTTCATTGATGTATGATACCGGTGCCCGAGTACAAGAATTAATTGATTTATCTCCTTCTATGTTACATCTAGGATCACCAGCGACGATAAAGATCATAGGTAAAGGAAATAAAGCTCGTTTGGTTCCTATGTTAGAAGCACAAACCATTCATCTAAAACAGTATATGAGAGAGTCTGGTTTGGATAACCCTGCTTTTAATACATATCCACTTTTTTATAATCATAGAAAAGAAAAGTTTACACGAGCAGGGATTAATTATCTAGTCAAAAAATACATGAATATGGCACGTAAAGAAAATAGTTTACTCATCCCCAATAACATGAGTTGCCACTCATTACGACACTCTAAGGCGATGCATTTACTTCAAGCTGGAGTTAACTTGATTTATATCCGTGATATACTAGGTCATGTCAGTGTACAGACTACCGAGATTTATGCGCGAGCAGATTCTAAGCAAAAAAGACAGGCATTAGAAGCTGCATATGTCAACTTACATCCAGATGAAGAACCTTTATGGGAAAATAATGAGAACTTGGTTAGTTGGTTGAAGAAGTTCTAA
- a CDS encoding tyrosine-type recombinase/integrase, with translation MKRVFKSIYANHLKEYIDLKKKLGFKYRTSTLLYLYIDELAYSRRESTIGITKAFANKWSQKRENESSQYHYNRVRHLIQFSDYLCQLGVDSYIPKLPKFPTSTFVPYIYSAKEMEALFQASDNLRLRVRKMDSSIFSFPTLLRVLFATGIRINEALALTDEDVNLEAAYLKITDCKNGKDRIIPIAPSLIAVCQQYLYYRNKLPLNSTPKHFFISLNGNKCAKGSSYNWFRACLYEAGIPYVGRHHGPRVHDLRHTFAVNALVSMVEAGIDMYVGLPILSNYLGHQSLGATEHYVRLTTAMFPDLMKEINTFCFDVFPKFKTHEESN, from the coding sequence ATGAAAAGAGTCTTTAAAAGTATCTATGCAAATCATCTAAAGGAGTATATTGATTTAAAGAAAAAGCTAGGGTTCAAATATAGAACATCTACACTCTTATATCTTTATATTGATGAGCTTGCTTATAGTAGAAGGGAGTCTACTATTGGCATTACCAAAGCATTTGCAAATAAATGGTCACAAAAGCGGGAGAATGAATCTAGTCAGTATCATTATAACCGTGTCAGGCATCTAATACAATTTTCTGATTATTTATGTCAATTAGGAGTTGACTCGTATATTCCAAAACTGCCTAAATTTCCTACTAGCACTTTTGTTCCTTATATATATTCAGCAAAAGAGATGGAGGCACTCTTTCAAGCATCTGATAATTTAAGACTTCGTGTTCGAAAAATGGATTCAAGTATTTTTAGCTTTCCTACTTTGTTGAGAGTATTGTTTGCTACAGGTATCAGAATTAATGAGGCTTTAGCTTTAACAGATGAGGATGTAAATCTAGAAGCTGCATATTTGAAGATAACGGATTGTAAAAATGGAAAAGACCGGATTATACCAATTGCACCATCATTAATAGCTGTTTGTCAACAATATTTATACTACCGGAACAAACTTCCATTAAACTCAACACCTAAGCATTTTTTTATATCACTTAATGGTAATAAGTGTGCCAAAGGTAGTAGCTATAATTGGTTTAGAGCTTGCTTATATGAGGCAGGAATTCCTTATGTAGGTAGACATCATGGGCCAAGAGTACACGACTTGCGTCATACTTTTGCTGTAAATGCACTGGTAAGTATGGTTGAAGCAGGAATAGATATGTATGTAGGACTTCCTATTTTATCTAATTATTTAGGTCATCAATCTCTAGGTGCAACAGAGCATTATGTAAGGCTTACTACTGCCATGTTTCCAGATCTGATGAAGGAAATAAATACATTCTGTTTTGATGTGTTTCCAAAATTTAAAACACATGAAGAAAGTAACTGA
- a CDS encoding tyrosine-type recombinase/integrase has protein sequence MNIKQYKTGKELTLPLLADVGNALIDYLKFGRPKNKISYVFLTERPPCGRLNSSNVVTHVVQRAFLRAGINTKNRRFGPHALRHSLSFSMLNAQTALPVITEVLGHKNTESTKYYLRIDLHSMRQCMLEVPIVSTDFYLQKHELFYEKSL, from the coding sequence TTGAACATCAAGCAATATAAAACTGGAAAAGAGTTGACTTTACCTTTATTAGCAGATGTAGGCAATGCACTGATTGATTATCTGAAATTCGGACGCCCAAAAAATAAAATATCCTATGTGTTTTTAACTGAACGTCCACCATGTGGTCGACTTAACAGTAGTAATGTAGTGACACATGTAGTGCAAAGAGCATTTTTAAGGGCTGGGATTAACACTAAAAACAGAAGGTTTGGGCCACACGCATTGAGACATTCTCTAAGTTTCAGTATGCTAAATGCACAAACTGCCTTACCAGTGATTACTGAAGTCTTAGGTCATAAAAATACTGAGTCAACTAAATATTACCTAAGAATAGATCTCCATTCAATGAGACAGTGCATGTTGGAGGTTCCCATCGTATCCACTGATTTTTATTTACAAAAACACGAGCTGTTTTATGAAAAGAGTCTTTAA
- a CDS encoding tyrosine-type recombinase/integrase: protein MKTPIEDFDNLSAKTSTFMLKRLSYSEKTTVSIQYHFMQIKKLMLENNISYFDKHNVNLIIQLKFGNRAYSSLTRYEKAFICAANKLLEFQLYGSIVLSMAPKKAPLIFDGPIGEVINSFLHFKIHKARLSKIRLNCYRRNLFSFQSFCSKQHITSLKEVDIAFILEYINWIDVTKPNPIYTIISTLRSFMQYVYEQNLTSINYALKIPKYKTIRQPKLPSTYNPEEIEKLLQSIDRSSPVGKRNYAMILLAARLGLRASDIV from the coding sequence ATGAAAACACCAATTGAAGATTTTGATAATCTTTCTGCAAAAACAAGTACGTTCATGCTTAAACGGCTTTCTTACTCGGAGAAAACCACTGTATCTATTCAGTACCATTTTATGCAGATAAAAAAATTGATGCTTGAAAATAATATCAGCTATTTTGATAAGCACAATGTGAATCTAATAATACAACTTAAGTTTGGTAATCGTGCTTACTCATCATTAACTAGATATGAAAAGGCCTTTATTTGTGCAGCAAATAAATTGCTGGAGTTTCAATTGTATGGAAGTATAGTACTGAGTATGGCTCCCAAAAAAGCACCACTTATATTTGATGGGCCGATTGGGGAGGTAATTAACAGTTTTCTTCATTTTAAAATTCATAAAGCCAGATTATCAAAAATCCGTTTGAACTGTTACAGGAGGAATCTATTTTCTTTTCAGAGCTTTTGTAGTAAACAGCACATTACTTCTTTAAAAGAAGTTGATATAGCATTCATACTAGAATATATTAATTGGATAGATGTAACTAAACCAAATCCAATATATACTATCATTTCAACACTTCGTAGTTTTATGCAGTATGTGTATGAGCAAAATCTTACTAGTATTAATTATGCACTAAAGATTCCTAAGTATAAAACTATTAGGCAGCCTAAACTTCCTTCAACCTATAATCCTGAAGAAATTGAAAAACTATTACAATCTATTGATAGAAGCAGTCCTGTTGGAAAACGTAATTATGCCATGATCTTACTAGCAGCAAGGCTGGGGTTAAGAGCATCAGATATAGTTTGA
- a CDS encoding T9SS type A sorting domain-containing protein, translating into MNSWQTTFTSVELKTGTNTISLIAKTFDGLANIDYLEIAGGNMQGIDCCILPKKQAQVSEGSSFKVYPNPSNGIFNLELTNNTTQGSYKVFSFDGIPKLSGDLSEINTEIKASSLSSGLYIVKVYIDENIMSKSILIK; encoded by the coding sequence TTGAATAGCTGGCAAACTACTTTTACATCAGTAGAGCTAAAAACAGGTACAAATACCATATCTCTAATAGCAAAAACATTTGATGGACTAGCCAATATAGATTATTTAGAAATTGCTGGTGGAAACATGCAAGGTATCGACTGTTGTATATTACCCAAAAAACAGGCTCAAGTTTCAGAAGGCTCTTCATTTAAAGTGTATCCTAATCCGAGCAATGGTATTTTTAACTTAGAACTAACAAATAATACTACACAAGGCTCCTACAAAGTATTCTCTTTTGATGGAATACCTAAGTTGTCTGGTGATTTATCAGAAATAAATACAGAAATTAAAGCCAGTTCTCTTAGTTCAGGATTATATATCGTAAAAGTTTATATTGATGAAAACATTATGTCTAAATCAATTCTAATTAAATAA
- a CDS encoding polysaccharide deacetylase family protein: protein MKNILLLTISLLCIVSIDVASQNIEKDNSPIVVLCFDDAEISHYSIVAPLLQKYGYNATFFVCEMPRKTPADSVYYMNWEQIAELHKMGFEIGNHTGHHKNMTKLSREGMKEEVEYVEKKCLEYGIPKPISFAYPGNRYDSLSQVVLNELGYLYARQGGSNYYKQKEDKLLALPSFTMGSTEKLKDRTLNAFKNLPKNQVLLFTIHGVPDIAHPGYTTSEGFFEEILQYMKENQFKVIAMKDLKKTINLE from the coding sequence ATGAAAAACATACTTCTTCTAACGATCTCGCTTTTATGTATAGTTTCTATCGATGTAGCATCACAAAATATTGAAAAAGATAATTCACCAATTGTAGTACTTTGTTTTGATGATGCTGAAATTAGTCATTATTCAATAGTAGCTCCACTTCTACAAAAGTATGGCTACAATGCCACTTTTTTTGTTTGTGAAATGCCTAGAAAAACTCCCGCTGATTCTGTGTATTATATGAATTGGGAGCAAATAGCAGAATTACACAAAATGGGATTCGAAATTGGTAATCATACTGGCCATCATAAAAATATGACTAAACTTTCGCGAGAAGGAATGAAAGAAGAGGTTGAATATGTTGAAAAAAAATGTTTGGAATATGGCATTCCTAAACCTATCTCATTCGCATATCCCGGTAATCGGTACGATTCTCTTTCTCAAGTTGTTCTAAATGAATTGGGGTATTTGTACGCCCGCCAAGGAGGAAGCAATTATTATAAACAAAAAGAAGATAAACTTTTAGCTCTGCCAAGTTTTACAATGGGCTCTACTGAAAAACTAAAAGATCGTACATTAAATGCATTTAAAAATTTACCCAAAAACCAAGTGCTATTATTCACCATTCACGGAGTACCAGATATTGCCCATCCAGGATACACTACCTCAGAAGGATTTTTTGAAGAAATTTTGCAGTATATGAAAGAAAATCAATTTAAAGTGATTGCTATGAAAGATCTAAAAAAAACCATAAACCTTGAATAA
- a CDS encoding integrase core domain-containing protein, translating into MFRRSTRSIEDGYKNRKYPDRELIHHSDRGRLQGIQYCSKAYIKLLKKHKAKVSMTQSGNPYDNALAERMNNTIKNEFLEGRGIMGLASGKRQLSQIIWVYSDCRLHWSAPAPGLDFKTPEQVHQYDLKVKKRSKKVDWELRKKRKKEIDLEKIQYYRY; encoded by the coding sequence ATGTTTAGAAGGTCCACTAGAAGCATTGAAGATGGCTATAAAAACAGGAAATATCCAGACCGAGAATTGATCCATCATTCGGATCGTGGGCGCCTGCAAGGTATTCAATATTGCAGCAAAGCATATATCAAGCTATTAAAAAAGCACAAAGCTAAAGTTAGTATGACCCAAAGTGGTAATCCATACGATAACGCATTGGCAGAACGAATGAATAATACGATTAAAAATGAATTTTTAGAAGGTCGAGGAATAATGGGTTTAGCATCAGGTAAACGGCAATTATCCCAGATTATATGGGTCTACAGTGATTGCAGGTTACACTGGAGTGCTCCGGCACCCGGCTTAGATTTTAAAACACCAGAACAAGTTCACCAGTATGATTTAAAAGTGAAAAAACGCTCGAAAAAAGTAGATTGGGAACTGAGAAAGAAAAGGAAAAAAGAGATTGATTTAGAGAAAATACAATATTATCGCTATTGA